The Humulus lupulus chromosome 3, drHumLupu1.1, whole genome shotgun sequence genome window below encodes:
- the LOC133824398 gene encoding MDIS1-interacting receptor like kinase 2-like gives MIICVVLAFSVFCLIILFLLAHKCLFKTRQVQPTKRASKNGDILSIWNYDGQIAFEDILKATEDFDIRYCIGTGGYGSVYRAQLPSGKVVALKKLHSSEAEEVSFRKSFENEVETLTKIRHKNIIRLYGFCLNKRSMFLIYEYMERGSLFCVLSNDLEAMELDWSKRINVIKGIAYALSYMHHDSTPPIVHRDVKSTNILLNSEFEAFVSDYGTARLLDPDTSNRTMIAGTYGYIAPEFAYTMAITEKCDVYSFGVVVPETLMGKHPGEFLSSLSSSSSSIQNMLLTEIIDHRPSPPRNGIVESDIVLITTLGFACLNAKPMYRPTMKLVSQQLLARKRLIAKRFSDISLGQLMFPHEILLEIENKIS, from the exons ATGATTATTTGCGTCGTCTTGGCCTTCTCTGTCTTTTGTTTGATCATTTTATTCCTGTTGGCCCATAAGTGCCTTTTCAAAACTAGACAAGTCCAACCTACTAAACGAGCTTcaaaaaatggtgatatattgtCGATATGGAATTATGATGGGCAAATTGCATTTGAAGATATCCTAAAAGCAACGGAAGATTTTGACATTCGATATTGCATTGGAACAGGTGGTTACGGTAGTGTATATAGAGCACAACTACCTAGTGGCAAAGTAGTTGCCTTGAAGAAGCTTCACAGTTCAGAGGCTGAAGAAGTATCATTCAGAAAGAGTTTTGAGAATGAGGTAGAAACGTTGACTAAAATTCGTCACAAAAATATCATAAGACTCTATGGATTCTGTTTGAACAAAAGAAGCATGTTTTTGATTTACGAGTATATGGAAAGAGGAAGCTTGTTTTGTGTTCTAAGCAATGATTTAGAAGCTATGGAATTAGATTGGAGTAAGAGAATTAATGTCATCAAAGGCATAGCTTATGCATTATCTTACATGCATCATGATTCCACTCCTCCAATTGTTCATCGTGATGTAAAGAGCACCAACATCTTATTGAACTCAGAATTTGAGGCTTTTGTGTCTGATTATGGAACCGCTAGATTACTTGATCCCGATACTTCCAATCGAACCATGATTGCTGGTACATACGGCTATATTGCTCCAG AATTTGCCTACACCATGGCCATAACAGAAAAATGTGACGTTTATAGCTTTGGTGTAGTGGTACCAGAAACGCTAATGGGTAAGCACCCTGGAGAATTTTTGTCATCATTGTCATCTTCATCATcgtcaattcaaaatatgttgctGACTGAAATAATAGACCATCGCCCATCACCGCCAAGAAATGGGATTGTTGAGAGTGATATTGTTCTTATTACTACGCTGGGATTTGCATGCCTAAATGCCAAACCAATGTATCGACCAACAATGAAGCTAGTTTCTCAACAACTTCTTGCTCGCAAACGATTGATAGCCAAGCGTTTTAGTGATATTTCACTTGGACAGCTAATGTTCCCACATGAAATTTTACTAGAAATTGAAAATAAGATTAGTTGA